One segment of Enterobacter ludwigii DNA contains the following:
- a CDS encoding sensor domain-containing diguanylate cyclase → MALHSKKLSFTRPIIASFAGILCSFALIAVVVTLSQRKDFLEDYHKINGNFTHNLAVNYTESMLRENDYILGRSAMYFSRNEILNETLNVNPTQGLQMLMHLQNLMPTVSSISLADTEGHYLHAPEAPPTEKSKNVDPRTRPWFVAHAEASIFSHYTHPYMDYFTGHPTVTLYKPLISTEGRLKGTLAFHLDLASMGYTLRQMVAPVQGEFFVVERDGTVVLHPDTGALFKKYVSEALMDKMTSGEGHLYDRKSKTWYYYYSFTNPDWFVIYRVSGATLTDITRHETTIVGWGFALAAIIIILFGLYLRHASRTVLMHIINAIKTGDVSQAPRLEAMLSHTIQSNKEREMAYVRQATHDALTGCKNRRAFDTDVEELMAAQQPFALALVDIDNFKSINDTWGHLSGDIVLRNVAREGIQIMQPHHISVYRYGGEEFAVVFQAAQIADAISLLEAWRTTIEKRVWREENLQVTFSAGLGEWHFEPLEQFVGSVDNALYSAKQQGKNRILQTSIR, encoded by the coding sequence ATGGCACTTCACAGCAAAAAACTCTCTTTTACCCGGCCAATAATAGCCAGCTTCGCAGGGATACTGTGCAGTTTTGCACTGATCGCTGTCGTGGTTACGCTTTCGCAAAGAAAGGATTTTCTTGAGGATTATCATAAAATTAATGGTAATTTCACGCATAATCTGGCGGTTAACTATACCGAATCAATGTTGCGTGAAAACGACTATATTCTTGGTCGTTCTGCGATGTACTTTTCCCGCAACGAGATACTGAATGAGACGCTGAACGTCAACCCGACGCAAGGGTTGCAGATGTTGATGCATTTGCAAAACCTGATGCCGACCGTGTCATCCATCTCGCTGGCCGACACGGAGGGGCATTATTTGCACGCTCCAGAAGCGCCTCCCACGGAAAAGAGTAAAAACGTCGATCCGCGGACGCGCCCGTGGTTTGTCGCCCACGCGGAAGCCAGTATTTTCAGCCATTATACCCACCCTTATATGGACTACTTTACCGGGCATCCAACGGTCACGCTTTATAAGCCGTTGATTTCAACAGAAGGCAGACTCAAGGGAACGCTCGCCTTTCATCTTGATTTGGCGTCGATGGGGTATACCCTTCGACAGATGGTGGCTCCTGTACAAGGGGAATTCTTCGTCGTCGAGCGCGACGGAACCGTGGTGCTTCATCCTGATACGGGCGCGCTGTTCAAAAAATACGTGAGCGAAGCGCTGATGGACAAAATGACCAGCGGCGAGGGTCATTTATACGACCGGAAAAGTAAAACCTGGTATTACTACTACTCCTTCACTAACCCGGATTGGTTTGTCATCTACCGGGTCTCTGGCGCGACCCTGACGGATATTACCCGCCACGAAACCACTATCGTTGGCTGGGGATTTGCACTGGCGGCGATTATTATCATTCTCTTCGGTTTGTACCTTCGCCATGCCTCGCGTACCGTGCTGATGCATATTATCAACGCCATCAAAACTGGCGACGTCAGCCAGGCTCCGCGTCTGGAAGCGATGCTGAGTCATACCATCCAGTCGAATAAAGAGCGTGAAATGGCATATGTCCGCCAGGCAACCCACGATGCGCTAACAGGCTGCAAAAACCGCCGCGCGTTCGATACCGATGTGGAAGAGTTAATGGCGGCTCAACAGCCTTTCGCACTGGCGCTGGTGGACATCGATAACTTCAAATCAATCAACGATACCTGGGGCCACCTTAGCGGCGATATTGTCCTGCGTAACGTGGCACGTGAAGGGATCCAGATCATGCAACCGCACCACATCTCAGTGTACCGGTACGGTGGAGAAGAGTTTGCGGTGGTCTTCCAGGCTGCGCAAATTGCTGATGCAATCTCGTTGCTGGAAGCGTGGCGTACCACCATTGAAAAACGCGTCTGGCGGGAAGAAAACCTGCAGGTCACGTTCAGTGCAGGCCTGGGGGAATGGCATTTCGAACCGCTGGAGCAATTTGTCGGGAGCGTGGATAACGCACTTTACAGCGCAAAACAGCAGGGTAAAAACCGCATCCTTCAGACCTCCATCCGTTAA
- the thiH gene encoding 2-iminoacetate synthase ThiH — translation MTTFTDRWRQLNWDDIALRINSKTPVDVERALNARHLTRDDLMALLSPAASAYLEPMAQRAQRLTRQRFGNTVSFYVPLYLSNLCANDCTYCGFSMSNRIKRKTLDEEEIARECAAIREMGFEHLLLVTGEHQGKVGMDYFRQHLPAIRRQFASLQMEVQPLSQDEYAELKTLGLDGVMVYQETYHEATYARHHLKGKKQDFFFRLETPDRLGRAGIDKIGLGALIGLSDSWRVDCYMVAEHLLWLQQHYWQSRYSISFPRLRPCAGGIEPASLMDERQLVQTICAFRLLAPEVELSLSTRESPAFRDRVIPLAINNVSAFSKTQPGGYADDHPELEQFAPHDGRRPEAVAAALSAQGLQPVWKDWDSWLGRASQLR, via the coding sequence ATGACCACCTTTACCGACCGCTGGCGGCAGCTTAACTGGGACGACATTGCCCTGCGCATCAACAGCAAAACGCCGGTCGACGTCGAGCGCGCACTGAATGCGCGCCATCTGACCCGCGACGATTTAATGGCCCTGCTCTCCCCTGCGGCCAGTGCTTATCTGGAGCCGATGGCCCAGCGCGCCCAGCGTCTCACCCGACAGCGCTTTGGCAACACGGTGAGCTTTTACGTCCCGCTCTATCTCTCAAACCTGTGCGCCAATGACTGTACCTACTGCGGCTTCTCCATGAGCAACCGCATTAAGCGTAAGACGCTTGATGAGGAGGAAATCGCGCGCGAGTGTGCGGCCATCCGGGAAATGGGCTTCGAGCATCTCCTGCTGGTCACCGGTGAGCACCAGGGCAAAGTCGGGATGGACTACTTCCGCCAGCACCTTCCTGCCATTCGTCGTCAGTTCGCCTCGTTGCAGATGGAAGTGCAGCCCCTGTCGCAGGATGAGTATGCGGAGCTCAAAACGCTCGGACTGGATGGAGTGATGGTCTATCAGGAAACGTACCACGAAGCGACCTACGCCCGGCATCACCTGAAGGGCAAGAAACAGGACTTCTTCTTCCGCCTTGAAACGCCGGACAGGCTCGGACGTGCCGGGATCGACAAAATTGGCCTTGGTGCGCTGATTGGGCTTTCCGATAGCTGGCGCGTGGATTGTTATATGGTGGCGGAACATCTGTTGTGGCTTCAGCAGCACTACTGGCAGAGCCGCTACTCCATCTCCTTCCCCCGGCTGCGCCCGTGTGCTGGCGGGATTGAACCGGCCTCACTCATGGATGAGCGCCAGCTGGTACAAACGATCTGCGCGTTTCGCCTGCTTGCCCCGGAGGTTGAATTATCGCTCTCAACACGTGAATCACCGGCGTTCCGCGACCGCGTGATCCCGCTTGCGATAAACAACGTGAGCGCATTTTCCAAAACACAGCCGGGCGGTTACGCCGATGATCACCCTGAACTGGAGCAGTTTGCCCCGCATGATGGACGACGTCCGGAAGCGGTCGCCGCGGCCCTGAGCGCGCAGGGGCTGCAGCCGGTCTGGAAAGACTGGGACAGCTGGCTGGGAAGAGCCTCGCAATTACGCTGA
- the thiG gene encoding thiazole synthase, with translation MLRIADKVFDSHLFTGTGKFASPQLMVDAIRESGSQLVTLALKRVDLRHHSDAILAPLLEAGVTLLPNTSGAKTAEEAIFAAQLAREALGTRWLKLEIHPDARWLLPDPIETLKAAEKLVQQGFIVLPYCGADPVLCKRLEDVGCAAVMPLGAPIGSNQGLETRAMLEIIIEQATVPVVVDAGIGVPSHAAQALEMGADAVLVNTAIAVADDPVMMARAFRMAVEAGLLARQSGPGSRSFQAQATSPLTGFLEAIS, from the coding sequence ATGTTACGTATTGCCGATAAAGTCTTTGATTCACATCTGTTTACCGGAACCGGGAAATTCGCATCACCCCAGCTGATGGTCGATGCCATCCGTGAAAGCGGCAGCCAGCTGGTCACGCTGGCGTTAAAGCGCGTGGATCTGCGCCATCACAGTGATGCCATTCTGGCGCCTTTACTGGAAGCTGGCGTCACGCTACTGCCAAATACTTCCGGCGCGAAAACGGCCGAAGAGGCCATTTTCGCCGCTCAACTTGCGCGTGAAGCGCTCGGCACACGCTGGCTGAAGCTGGAAATTCACCCGGATGCTCGCTGGCTGTTGCCCGACCCGATCGAGACGCTGAAAGCGGCGGAAAAGCTGGTACAACAAGGGTTCATCGTTCTGCCTTACTGCGGTGCCGATCCGGTACTCTGCAAACGGCTGGAAGACGTTGGCTGCGCCGCCGTTATGCCGCTGGGCGCACCTATTGGCTCCAACCAGGGGCTGGAAACCCGGGCAATGCTGGAGATCATCATTGAGCAGGCCACCGTGCCGGTGGTGGTGGATGCGGGTATTGGCGTACCAAGCCATGCCGCGCAGGCGCTGGAAATGGGGGCGGACGCGGTGCTGGTGAACACGGCCATCGCGGTTGCCGACGATCCGGTCATGATGGCGCGCGCGTTTCGCATGGCGGTGGAGGCTGGCCTGCTGGCACGGCAATCAGGCCCTGGCTCGCGCAGTTTTCAGGCGCAGGCCACCAGCCCGCTGACCGGTTTTCTGGAGGCAATCTCATGA
- the thiS gene encoding sulfur carrier protein ThiS has translation MRILFNDEPMKCEDGLTVTVLLDKLRQLKPGTALALNQQILPREQWEHQQVSEGDQILLFQVIAGG, from the coding sequence ATGCGCATTCTCTTTAACGATGAGCCGATGAAATGCGAGGACGGGCTCACCGTTACCGTGCTGCTCGATAAGCTTCGCCAGCTCAAGCCGGGAACGGCGCTGGCGCTCAATCAACAGATCCTGCCGCGCGAGCAGTGGGAACATCAGCAGGTCAGTGAAGGCGACCAGATCCTGCTGTTTCAGGTTATCGCAGGGGGCTGA
- a CDS encoding HesA/MoeB/ThiF family protein: MNDRDFMRYSRQILLEDIAIDGQQKLLASRVLIVGLGGLGAPAALYLAGAGVGTLVLADDDEVHLSNLQRQILFTTEDINQPKVHITRQRLNQLNPDIELIACQERLSGDNLLREVALADVVLDCTDNMATRQAINAACVAKNTPLITASAVGFGGQMMVLTPPWAQGCYRCLWPDDAEPERNCRTAGILGPVVGVMGTLQALEAIKLLSGMETERNTLRLFDARSSGWRHLALHRASHCPVCGGGNAHSL, translated from the coding sequence ATGAATGATCGTGACTTTATGCGCTATAGCCGCCAGATCCTGCTGGAGGATATCGCCATCGACGGGCAGCAAAAGCTGCTCGCCAGCCGGGTTTTGATTGTCGGGCTGGGCGGATTAGGCGCGCCTGCCGCGCTCTATCTGGCCGGTGCAGGCGTGGGCACGCTGGTACTGGCCGATGACGACGAGGTGCATCTTAGCAACCTGCAGCGTCAAATCCTCTTTACCACCGAGGATATCAACCAGCCCAAAGTACACATTACCCGCCAGCGCCTGAACCAGCTGAACCCGGATATTGAGCTCATTGCGTGTCAGGAGCGGCTCAGCGGCGACAATCTGCTCCGAGAAGTCGCCCTGGCCGACGTGGTGCTGGACTGCACCGACAATATGGCAACCCGCCAGGCGATCAACGCCGCCTGTGTCGCAAAAAATACGCCGCTTATCACCGCCAGCGCGGTGGGATTCGGCGGGCAGATGATGGTCCTGACACCGCCGTGGGCGCAGGGCTGCTATCGCTGTCTGTGGCCAGACGATGCTGAGCCAGAGCGTAACTGTCGCACCGCGGGCATTCTTGGCCCGGTTGTGGGGGTGATGGGTACCCTGCAGGCGCTCGAGGCCATCAAGCTGCTCAGCGGAATGGAGACCGAGCGCAACACGTTGCGGTTATTTGACGCCCGCTCCAGCGGCTGGCGTCATCTGGCGTTACACCGCGCCAGCCACTGCCCGGTATGTGGAGGCGGCAATGCGCATTCTCTTTAA
- the thiE gene encoding thiamine phosphate synthase produces MYQPDFPPVPFRLGLYPVVDSVEWIARLLEAGVRTLQLRIKDKRDEEVENDVAAAIALGRRYNARLFINDYWRLAIKHQAYGVHLGQEDLETTDLNAIREAGLRLGVSTHDDMEIDVALAARPSYIALGHVFPTQTKQMPSAPQGLAQLAAHVKRLAQYPTVAIGGISLERAPAVLDTGVGSIAVVSAITQAADWQAATRQLLQLAGAGDE; encoded by the coding sequence ACAGCGTGGAGTGGATTGCCCGCCTGCTGGAGGCAGGTGTACGCACGCTGCAGCTACGCATCAAAGATAAACGCGATGAGGAGGTGGAGAACGATGTCGCTGCCGCCATCGCGCTGGGGCGTCGGTATAACGCCCGCCTGTTTATCAACGACTACTGGCGACTGGCGATAAAGCACCAGGCCTACGGCGTGCATCTGGGTCAGGAGGATCTGGAGACCACAGACCTGAATGCCATCCGGGAAGCCGGTTTGCGCTTGGGTGTCTCGACCCATGACGATATGGAGATTGACGTGGCGCTGGCGGCACGCCCTTCGTACATTGCGCTTGGACACGTCTTCCCGACGCAAACTAAACAGATGCCCTCCGCGCCACAAGGGCTGGCACAGCTGGCGGCTCACGTGAAGCGTCTTGCGCAGTACCCGACCGTGGCCATCGGCGGGATTAGCCTTGAACGCGCGCCGGCCGTGCTGGATACCGGTGTCGGCAGTATCGCCGTCGTCAGTGCCATCACCCAGGCCGCAGACTGGCAGGCCGCCACCCGGCAGCTCTTACAACTGGCAGGAGCAGGCGATGAATGA